One region of Paralichthys olivaceus isolate ysfri-2021 chromosome 12, ASM2471397v2, whole genome shotgun sequence genomic DNA includes:
- the heatr5a gene encoding HEAT repeat-containing protein 5A isoform X2 — protein sequence MERAHSLLLNEDACSQLAEHQRAEFIFEWLNHLKKLLPAADRVDIRQNQRRLVEQLSCVLIGSPGPPTRWLLAHCLALLYRLGDPLPSSLLVERCNDIIRSKDDSPSGLPTRLVAVACLGALYEQLGRMLLGSFKETLTNLLKAMKSAESQGRYEIMLSVEKILHGLGVSAVPCHRDIYKAARTCLTDRSMAVRCAATKCLLELQREAVFLWTSELENVATLCFRAFEGSDHNVRVSVAKLLGTLLAAAVEPRQPAAPRQGGRGRSSLEEVMDLLTAGFLRGGVGFLRASGDMLKGTSSVSKDIRIGVTQACVVFVSTLGGSWLETNLPAFLSVLMELASHSRATQTPGDAVVTHRCVSFILRSTLGSLMGEKAQTNAVKQLCLAVAAQKRAIDAALTDGNVETRVSAAEISASQHVLVCCLLELGGLIQGLGSTAAPLLTDSSTALLDTVISVLLHPVSSARLAAAWCLRCVATAMPSECSPLLDRCSERLMTLKSSPEAVVGYGAAVAALVASVQHCPLGIPHTKGKVVLALAEDLLRSASQNSRMSLQRTQAGWLLVSSLITLGPAVVEHHLSRLLLLWRCVFPASLREQEMELRRGDYFTWQVTLEGRAGALCAMKNLLLHCRELVTDDIIGRLLTPLACAVALLTKLPALLRSHSSSVRSCSVVYRLRVYELLALLPPHTYQESFGLVMNQLVSDLSGQDNLNQPCSDLTLLPPLCHPDDLQLVGPALQDTDHRYVEEQLHGSSVGGGSLDNDPFSLCERGDEAPAAPLPPPVALTAAAVRLFGAVFPHIISAQRVKILEQFVETVNQLKGQRQQTVQTHVCAALCSLLKHQGGIRGSLGPEEIRSPALSLLSGALESVSPLLRCLAAEGLARLVQVVGDPGFTVSVSLLCFDRLKTVRDAASRSGYALALGALHRHTGGISSPQHLSTCLGVLFTLSQDSTSPEVQTWSLHSLSLVVDLSGCLYRAHAEPSFALVLRLLLSAPPTHPEVHYSLGRCLHALITCLGPDLQGEGAAVSSLRSSCLVGCGVMQASPDCLVQARAISCLQQLHMFSPSHVNLANLVPALCEILLDYSLLANLCSSYLCLRRAVVACLRQLVQREALEVSEHAVTLVKELPRRDNTHLDVTIKEVGLEGALFTLMDRESDPGLRRDIQETLVHMISSSATSGKLGHWLKLCKDVLSATTDCRAPVEASQEEEEADSCRDDDSSAFSARPESGGPFTALRWSTRRFAMACVCRIIEQCESTDPAHFDMALAQERRLNESTDFLVLHLGDLVRMAFMAATDHSDQLRLAGLQTLLVIIRHFSAIPEPEFPGHVILEQYQANVGAALRPAFTADAAPDVTVKACQVCSAWIASGVVSDLRDLRRVHQLLASSLDKVQVGADTVSQLHNEATATMETLAVLKAWAEVYIVAVQRSGQTDSPGWTADLSVSSMANDSLGSESGGAGLLKLVQSDLSTLSRLWLAALQDYALLTLPQEYASQLPAAGGSFYTAETVNQARAHYSSSWAPILHATSLWLHSTGFVMSDDSPVNLSRPATPTSMGHTDSMGGAKSPEDVSADRLHFILGISVEFLCSPHSEDQMENITSCLRALQALLDVSWPRAKIGNDQPLSVELLSVLHRLMVTREAVSVQLAVLDLLRQIVTAAQEHVREKRHSAEVDDGAAEKETLPEFGEGRDTGGLIPGRSLVFGALELCLCVLVRKLPQLSPKLAGTSPTGPGGSVWSLTDSDCRLVASALCVLSELPSVCSPEGSVSILPTVLYLLLGVLRELVHQPSSHTGALAAGAGGGAGVVVQAALQALKSVLTSPMSRQEKSRGAWNQLLRSALNTLLGLWDAGDCVVDQIRLLTALTVFLLSAGPDVCTVEPLHALSLQRFTTCMDAKDPVVVSRCFQLLTSVFQAQPGVAVPYIQALGPPLVRFLQRVERSRPQSPEELLGVLEGVRAMEALVQAADESQRPQLVAILLPLLISFLLDENALGSAPAASRSLHEAALKDLMRLGPQHSVVFRSLIASSPHLKSRLEAAVKGNQESVNAKASNANPAAKSSPSITLKTNFL from the exons ATGGAGCGAGCTCACAGCCTCCTGCTGAACGAGGATGCGTGCAGCCAGCTGGCTGAACACCAGAGGGCAGAGTTCATCTTCGAATGGCTGAACCACCTGAAGAAGCTCCTCCCGGCCGCTGACAGG GTCGACATCAGACAGAACCAGCGGCGCCTGGTCGAACAGCTGTCCTGCGTTCTGATTGGCTCTCCTGGCCCACCGACCCGCTGGCTGCTGGCCCACTGTTTGGCCCTGCTCTACCGCCTGGGAGACCCCTTGCCGTCCAGTCTATTAGTGGAGAGGTGCAATGACATCATTCGCAGCAAAGACGACTCTCCCTCAGGCCTCCCGACCCGGCT ggtggcCGTTGCGTGTCTCGGTGCTCTGTACGAGCAGCTCGGCCGGATGCTTCTCGGCTCCTTCAAAGAAACTCTGACCAACCTGCTGAAGGCCATGAAGAGCGCGGAG TCTCAGGGGCGGTATGAGATCATGTTGAGTGTGGAGAAGATTCTCCACGGTTTGGGTGTCAGCGCGGTGCCGTGTCACCGTGACATCTACAAGGCAGCGAGAACCTGCCTGACGGACCGATCCATGGCCGTACGCTGCGCCGCCACAAAG TGTttgctggagctgcagagggaggcCGTGTTCCTGTGGACCAGCGAGTTGGAGAACGTGGCCACTCTGTGCTTCAGAGCTTTCGAAGGGTCCGACCACAACGTCCGAGTGTCTGTAGCCAAACTGCTGGGAACGCTGCTGGCTGCTGCCGTGGAGCCCCGGCAGCCCGCCG CCCCCAGACAGGGTGGGCGGGGTCGAAgctctctggaggaggtgatggaTTTGTTGACGGCCGGGTTCCTGCGGGGTGGGGTGGGTTTCCTCCGAGCCAGCGGAGACATGCTGAAGGGGACGAGCTCTGTCAGCAAGGACATCCGCATTGGTGTCACTCAG gcctGTGTAGTCTTCGTCTCCACCCTGGGAGGCTCCTGGCTGGAGACGAACCTCCCAGCCTTCCTGTCTGTGCTGATGGAGCTGGCGTCCCACAGCAGAGCCACACAAACACCGGGCGACGCTGTGGTGACCCACCGCTGTGTCTCCTTCATCCTGAGGAGCACCCTGGGGTCCCTGATGGGAGAGAAGGCCCAGACCAACGCTGTCAAACAGCTGTGCCTCGCTGTGGCTGCACAGAAACGAGCTATTG ATGCAGCGCTGACTGACGGGAACGTGGAGACCCgagtttcagctgcagaaatCTCAGCCAGTCAACATGTGTTGGTCTGTTGTCTGCTGGAACTGGGAGGACTCATTCAGGGACTGGGATCCACTGCGGCCCCCCTCCTCACTGACAGCAGCAcag ctctcCTGGACACGGTGATCTCCGTCCTCCTCCACCCCGTCTCCTCCGCCCGCCTGGCCGCTGCCTGGTGCCTGCGCTGCGTTGCCACGGCGATGCCTTCCGAGTGTTCCCCACTGCTGGACCGCTGCTCCGAGCGTCTGATGACGTTGAAGTCGTCACCCGAGGCCGTGGTCGGGTACGGAGCCGCTGTCGCCGCCCTGGTGGCCTCAGTGCAACACTGCCCCCTGGGAATACCACACACCAAGGGCAAG GTGGTTCTGGCTCTGGCTGAAGATCTCCTCCGCTCGGCCTCTCAGAACAGTCGGATGTCTCTGCAGCGGACTCAGGCCGGCTGGCTGCTCGTGTCCTCTCTCATCACTCTGG gcccTGCTGTAGTGGAGCATCACCTCTCCCGCCTCCTGCTCCTGTGGCGCTGTGTGTTTCCTGCCTCGCTCAGGGAGCAGGAGATGGAGCTGCGACGAGGGGACTACTTCACCTGGCAAGTTACGCTGGAGGGACGTGCGGGTGCGCTCTGCG cGATGAagaacctgctgctgcactgcaggGAGCTCgtcactgatgacatcatcggCCGTCTGCTCACGCCATTGGCCTGCGCCGTGGCGCTCCTCACCAA GCTGCCTGCGCTCCTCAGGTCTCACAGCAGTTCAGTTCGTAGCTGCTCCGTCGTCTACAGGCTGAGAGTCTACGAGCTGCtggctctgctgcctcctcacaCCTACCAGG agagcTTCGGTTTGGTGATGAACCAGCTGGTCTCTGATCTGTCCGGCCAGGACAACCTCAACCAGCCGTGCTCCGACCTCACTCTGCTGCCCCCCCTCTGTCACCCCGACGACCTGCAGCTGGTCGGCCCCGCCCTCCAGGACACCGACCACAGATATGTCGAGGAGCAG cTCCACGGTAgcagtgtgggggggggctctcTGGATAACGACCCCTtcagtctgtgtgagagaggagacgAAGCTCCCGCCGCTCCTCTTCCGCCTCCCGTCGCCCTGACCGCCGCCGCCGTCCGTCTCTTTGGAGCCGTCTTCCCCCACATCATCTCTGCTCAGAG AGTGAAGATACTGGAGCAGTTTGTAGAAACCGTGAATCAGCTGAAGGGTCAACGCCAACAGACCGTCCAGACCCATGTCTGCGCTGCCCTCTGCAGTCTGCTCAAG CACCAGGGTGGTATTCGAGGCTCTCTGGGGCCAGAGGAGATCCGTTCCCCGGCGCTGTCTCTCCTGTCGGGGGCGCTGGAGAGCGTCAGTCCACTGCTGCGCTGCCTGGCTGCTGAGGGTCTTGCCCGGCTGGTTCAGGTGGTCGGAGACCCCGGCTTCACCGTGTCCGTCTCCCTGCTCTGCTTCGACAG GCTGAAGACGGTTCGAGACGCAGCCTCTCGCAGTGGCTACGCTCTGGCTCTGGGGGCGCTACACCGCCACACAGGAGGAATCAGCTCCCCTCAACACCTGTCCACCTGCCTGGGAGTCCTGTTCACCCTGAGCCAGGACAGCACTTCGCCTGAGGTCCAG ACCTGGTCTCTCCACAGTCTGTCCCTGGTGGTCGACCTGTCCGGCTGTCTTTATCGGGCCCACGCCGAGCCGTCCTTCGCTCTGGTGCTCCGGCTTCTGCTGTCTgctccacccacccaccctgAGGTTCACTACAGCCTGGGACGCTGCCTGCACGCCCTCATCACCTGCCTGGGCCCCGACCTGCAGG GTGAAGGTGCAGCCGTGTCCTCTCTGCGCTCCAGCTGTCTGGTGGGATGTGGGGTGATGCAGGCCAGTCCCGACTGTCTGGTCCAGGCCAGAGCCATTTCCTGTCTGCAGCAGCTACACATGTTCTCACCTTCACACGTCAACCTGGCCAACCTCGTCCCTGCCCTCTGT GAGATCTTGTTGGATTATTCCTTGTTG gccAACCTGTGCAGCTCTTACCTGTGTCTCCGTCGGGCGGTGGTGGCGTGTCTGCGGCAGCTCGTCCAGCGGGAAGCATTGGAGGTCTCCGAACACGCAGTGACTCTGGTCAAAGAGCTGCCGAGACGAGACAACACACATCtgg ACGTCACGATAAAGGAAGTGGGTCTGGAGGGAGCTCTGTTCACTCTGATGGACCGGGAGTCTGATCCAGGTCTGAGGAGGGACATCCAGGAGACTCTGGTCCACATGATTTCATCCAGCGCCACCAGTGGGAAGCTGGGACACTGGCTTAAACTCTGCAAAGACGTCCTGTCTGCCACCACTG ACTGTCGCGCTCCGGTGGAGGCGagtcaggaggaagaggaggccgaCTCCTGCAGAGACGACGACTCTTCTGCCTTCAGTGCCCGGCCGGAGTCTGGCGGTCCATTCACTGCCCTGCGCTGGAGCACGCGTCGCTTCGCCATGGCGTGCGTGTGTCGCATCATCGAGCAGTGTGAATCAACTGACCCGGCTCACTTTGACATGGCTCTGGCTCAGGAGCGGCGACTGAATGAGTCCACCG ACTTCCTCGTTCTTCATCTCGGGGACCTGGTCCGCATGGCGTTCATGGCGGCTACAGATCACAGTGACCAGCTGAGACTGGCGGGTCTCCAGACGCTGCTGGTCATCATCAGGCACTTCTCAGCCATCCCTGAGCCGGAGTTCCCCGGTCATGTGATCCTGGAGCAGTACCAGGCGAAT gttggcGCTGCACTCAGACCAGCCTTCACTGCTGATGCTGCTCCCGACGTCACCGTCAAGGCCTGCCAG GTCTGCAGCGCCTGGATCGCTAGCGGCGTCGTCAGCGACCTCCGTGACCTCCGGCGCGTCCATCAGCTCCTGGCCTCCTCGTTGGATAAAGTGCAGGTTGGGGCGGACACGGTCAGTCAGCTGCACAATGAGGCCACAGCTACCATGGAAACACTGGCCGTCCTGAAGGCGTGGGCAGAG GTTTACATCGTGGCCGTGCAGAGAAGCGGACAGACGGACAGTCCTGGTTGGACGGCTGACCTGTCAGTCTCCTCTATGGCCAATGACAGCTTGGGGTCCGAGTCAGGAGGGGCGGGCCTGCTGAAGTTGGTCCAGTCAGATTTGTCGACGCTCAGTCGTCTGTGGCTGGCGGCGCTGCAGGACTACGCCCTGCTGACCCTGCCTCAGGAGTATGCTTCACAGCTCCCTGCAGCAG GAGGTTCCTTCTACACGGCAGAGACGGTGAATCAGGCCAGAGCTCATTACTCCTCCTCCTGGGCTCCCATCCTCCACGCCACCTCCCTCTGGCTGCACAGCACAG gttttGTGATGTCAGACGACTCACCTGTGAATCTATCCAGACCGGCCACACCCACCTCCATGGGACACACTGACTCTATGGGCGGAGCTAAGAGTCCAGAGGACGTCAGCGCGGACAGACTGCACTTCATCCTGG GGATCAGCGTGGAGTTCCTGTGTTCTCCGCACTCTGAGGACCAGATGGAGAACATCACTTCATGTCTGCGAGCTCTGCAGGCGCTGCTGGACGTCTCCTGGCCGCGAGCTAAGATCGGAAACGACCAG CCTCTGAGCGTGGAGCTGCTGAGCGTCCTCCACAGACTGATGGTGACCAGGGAGGCGGTGTCCGTTCAGCTCGCCGTGTTGGATTTACTGCGACAGATAGTGACGGCTGCTCAGGAGCACGTGAGGGAGAAACGCCACAGTGCAGAGG TGGATGATGGTGCGGCGGAGAAGGAGACGCTGCCGGAGTTTGGAGAGGGACGGGACACCGGCGGTTTGATTCCTGGACGCTCACTGGTGTTCGGAGCGCTGGAGCTCTGCCTCTGTGTACTGGTCCGGAAACTCCCACAGCTCAGCCCCAAACTCGCCGGAACCAGTCCAACTG GTCCCGGAGGTTCAGTCTGGAGTCTGACTGACAGCGACTGTCGTCTGGTGGCGTCGGCTCTGTGTGTCCTGTCTGAGCTGCCGTCCGTCTGCTCCCCTGAAG GCAGCGTGTCCATCCTCCCCACTGTCCTCTACCTGCTGCTGGGTGTCCTCAGAGAGCTGGTCCACCAGCCCAGCTCACAcactg GTGCCCTGGCGGCCGGCGCAGGGGGCGGGGCTGGGGTGGTGGTCCAGGCGGCTCTTCAGGCTCTGAAGTCTGTCCTGACGTCTCCGATGAGTCGACAGGAGAAGAGTCGAGGAGCCTGGAACCAGCTGCTGAGATCAGCTCTGAACACACTGCTGGGACTGTGGGACGCTG gggaCTGTGTCGTGGATCAGATCCGCCTCCTCACCGCTCTGACCGTCTTCCTGCTCTCGGCGGGTCCTGACGTCTGCACTGTGGAGCCTCTGCACGCGCTCAGTCTGCAGCGCTTCACCACCTGTATGGACGCCAAAGACCCTGTG GTCGTGAGTCGGTGTTTTCAGCTGCTGACGTCCGTGTTCCAGGCTCAGCCGGGTGTAGCCGTCCCGTACATCCAGGCCCTCGGTCCGCCGCTGGTTCGATTCCTCCAG AGGGTGGAGAGAAGTCGACCTCAGAGTCCAGAGGAGCTGCTCGGAGTCCTGGAGGGAGTTCGAGCCATggaggctctggtccaggctgcGGATGAGTCACAGC GCCCCCAGCTGGTGGCCATCTTGCTGCCGCTCCTCATCTCCTTCCTGTTGGACGAGAACGCCCTCGGCTCGGCCCCCGCAGCCTCGCGGTCTCTCCACGAGGCGGCGCTCAAGGACCTGATGCGCCTCGGCCCCCAGCACTCCGTCGTCTTCAG GTCTCTCATCGCGTCGTCTCCTCACCTCAAGTCCCGCCTGGAAGCTGCTGTCAAAGGAAACCAGGAGAGTGTCAACGCTAAAGCTAGCAACGCTAACCCCGCCGCCAAGTCCTCCCCCAGCATCACTCTGAAAACCAACTTCCTGTGA